In the genome of Thermodesulfobacteriota bacterium, the window GAGAGCCTTAAGAAGCTCCTGCCCTCCGAGAGCGAAAGCCGGCCCTACGACCTGACGCAGCTGAGCCTCATCTGGCCCTATAACATAATAAAGGAAGCACACACGAAGAGGATACTCAGGAACATCGAGACGAAGCTCGTGCGCGAGAAGGGAGTGATACGCTACCCCGGGGACCTCTACCACAACGCCGATCCGGAGAACCCCGTGGGCAACGAGGCCGAGTGGCCGCTCGGCTTCGCATGGCTCAGCATCGCTTACTCCAAGCTCGCCACGAGGTCCTTGAGGCTCGGCGCCATATTCGGAAAACCCCATGAGTTTATAAGGAAGTCGGAGGAGTACCTCGTAAGGCTCGAAAACGTCATGACCGAGGACGGCAAGGTGCCGGAGCTTTACAGCGGCGGCGAGATGAACTGGAACGTACCGCTCGCGTGGGCACAGAGCTTTTACGTCGTCGCGCGACAGAGCCTTACGAGGGTCCATGAGACAGTCGGCGAATAAAGAACCGGCACCTCCCTCCCCTTCACGCGAAGATTTCTCTTCCATTTTGTCTCCAATATTCCCATGAAACCCGCCGCGTTCAGGGCCACACTCGTAAACATAGTAGGCAATACCCTGCTCTTCGTCCTGAAAATATGGGTCGCGCTCCTCTCCGGCTCCATAGCGCTCCTCTCCGACGCCTTCAACTCGCTTACGGACATGGCCTCCTCGGTGGCCGTCTTCATATGCGTCAGGATATCCGCCGAGGAGGCCGACGAGGGCCACCCCTTCGGGCACAAGAGGGCCGAGCCCATAGCGGGAATAATTATAGCCGTGCTCGCCGGCATACTCGGCTTCGAGGTCATAAAGGCCTCGGCGGAGAGGGTCCTCTACGGCGGCGGCGGTGAGACGGTCGTCGGGTGGCTCGCCTTCGCCGTGCTCCTTCTAACCATGGTCGTTAAGACCGGCATGGCCTGGTACTTCAGGGTCGTCGGCAGGGCCGTAAGAAGCCCCGCCATACAGGCGAGCAGCGTGGACTCTTTCTGCGACGTCATGGTCTCCGGGGCGGCGCTCGTGGGCATCGCCGGGGTGAAACTCGGCTACCCGATACTCGACCCGCTGGCGGGCTTTCTTATAAGCCTCTGGATAATATACACCGGCTACACCATAGGCATGGAGAACGTGGACTACCTCATGGGCAAGGCCCCCCCGAAAAAACTCACCGACGAGATAAAGGCGGCGGCGCTATCGGTAGAGGGGGTCAAGGACATAAACACCGTAAGGGCACACTACGTAGGGAACTTCATACACGTGGAGATACACATAGAGGTGGCGAAGTACCTCTCGACCTTCGACTCGCACACCATAGGGAAAGAGGTCGAGAGGGCCGTCGAGAGGATCGAGGCGATAGAGAAGTCCTTTATCCACATAGACCCGGTATGAGTGGCGCGGCTTTAACGGATCTGGACCCCGCGCAGAGAGAGGCCGCCCACTCCACGGCCCGGCGCCTTCTCGTGGCCGCGGGGCCCGGGAGCGGAAAGACGAGGGTGCTGGCATCGAGGTACGCCCGCCTCCTCACCGAGGGCATAGGCCGGAAAAACATCCTCGTCCTCACCTTCACCAACAGGGCGGCCCGGGAGATGCGTGAGAGGATAGAAAAGCTCACGGGCATGGAGACCGCCTCGTTCCCGATCGGCACCTTCCATTGGTTCTGCCTCGGACTCCTCAAGAAAGAAAGGGGGTTCCGACTCTACGGGAGGGTTCAGCAGACGAACCTCCTTAAAGAGCTCGATGTAAAGAACCCCGCGAAGGAGGCCGAGAGGATATCGGCCGTAAAGAACCTCGGCCCGGACGCCGGGGCCGAGATCCCGGACAGCTTCCACGCCTATGGCGAAGCCATGAGGGAAAGAAACGCCCTCGACCTGGACGACCTCGTGCCGGAGAGCTTAAAACTCCTCAGTGAAGACCCCGCCCTCCTCGACCGTTACCGCGAACTCTTCCGCCACATACTCGTGGACGAGTACCAGGACATAAACCCCCCGCAGGCGGCACTCATAAAGCTCCTTGCCGGAGAAGGAGGAGAGGGGGAAGAGGGGGGAGAGGGGGAAGAAGGGAAAAGAGAGATAAAACTCCTCGCCATAGGCGACCCGGACCAGTCGATATACGGCTTCCGGGGGGGCAACCTCAAAGGCTTTCTTGCCTTCGAAGAGGAGTACCCCGGCTCCGAAGTCGTGGCCCTCGAAAGGAACTACCGCTCGAGCGGCAACATAGTGAGCGCCGCGGCCTCGCTTATAAAGAATAACGGCGCGAGGGCGGCCAAAGGCATGCTGCCTGTGAAAGATACGGGCGAGAAGATAACGGTCGTCGTATGCGGGGATGAGAATGGGGAGGCGGACTTCATAATAAAAGAAGTGGAAACGATGATGGGGGGGCTTTCGAGCCTTACGGTGGGGGGCGGCCGGGGCGACGGGGACGAAGGATACCGCTTCTCCGACTTCGCGGTTATCGTGAGGACCAACCGGCAGGCCGAAATGATCGGGGAGTCCTTCCGCTCCTCGTCCATACCTTGCCAGGTCGTGGGACGCGTGCCCGGGCTCTCGGAGTTCATAGCGCACATAAGGGGTGTCGACGTGCCGCCCGGCATGTCGCTCGATGCCTTCATAAAAAAAGAAGGGGATACGTTCGCCGTGGAGGAGTGGCGGCTTTCCCACCTCGAAAGAGCGGCAAAAGAGTTCCAGCGGACGGAAGAGGTTGCGAGCCTTAAC includes:
- a CDS encoding cation diffusion facilitator family transporter, whose product is MKPAAFRATLVNIVGNTLLFVLKIWVALLSGSIALLSDAFNSLTDMASSVAVFICVRISAEEADEGHPFGHKRAEPIAGIIIAVLAGILGFEVIKASAERVLYGGGGETVVGWLAFAVLLLTMVVKTGMAWYFRVVGRAVRSPAIQASSVDSFCDVMVSGAALVGIAGVKLGYPILDPLAGFLISLWIIYTGYTIGMENVDYLMGKAPPKKLTDEIKAAALSVEGVKDINTVRAHYVGNFIHVEIHIEVAKYLSTFDSHTIGKEVERAVERIEAIEKSFIHIDPV
- a CDS encoding UvrD-helicase domain-containing protein, with amino-acid sequence MSGAALTDLDPAQREAAHSTARRLLVAAGPGSGKTRVLASRYARLLTEGIGRKNILVLTFTNRAAREMRERIEKLTGMETASFPIGTFHWFCLGLLKKERGFRLYGRVQQTNLLKELDVKNPAKEAERISAVKNLGPDAGAEIPDSFHAYGEAMRERNALDLDDLVPESLKLLSEDPALLDRYRELFRHILVDEYQDINPPQAALIKLLAGEGGEGEEGGEGEEGKREIKLLAIGDPDQSIYGFRGGNLKGFLAFEEEYPGSEVVALERNYRSSGNIVSAAASLIKNNGARAAKGMLPVKDTGEKITVVVCGDENGEADFIIKEVETMMGGLSSLTVGGGRGDGDEGYRFSDFAVIVRTNRQAEMIGESFRSSSIPCQVVGRVPGLSEFIAHIRGVDVPPGMSLDAFIKKEGDTFAVEEWRLSHLERAAKEFQRTEEVASLNTFIERLTLMEPPDFCDVEADRVTVLTAHMTKGLEFPVVFIAGCEQRLFPLHVKGGETDTEEERRLFYVAMTRAREKLYLLSAKSRRLWGETVSPLESPFLGELPERLVRKTAFKRKKSRRRAPQKGLFD